From the genome of Plasmodium malariae genome assembly, chromosome: 9, one region includes:
- the PmUG01_09026500 gene encoding conserved Plasmodium protein, unknown function — MMKERVTEDKGKRTKKKLNKYTYDKNKLEYISFLCEEDDINFFCTFSEECKSRTDHNSLNKNLYKCRDNIKYGNINEHNLKYSIYEDTYLTVLVHNENIASDERSCSSIAYIYEQFYLNYCDIFYTDYKRNTQNFVKNYEEDINFFHLISKKKKKKKKKKGGIGTTGEGAELYNITGTNNTRFLSCYKTPLDPYVRTGKDINVLHEPCDIIISPYIAYSKLQSCILEYYIPTIKCGITPCYLSKHLKNEKKKENNLYDCNICNVIINRKDVTRGSKYSTTHTSDGYKKKKIKKKNKINNRIIITPQVKREKKDTTGRQSKENIKQRRNKKKRKNEQFFTSHDPLFRLYNYTSSDESTMCFSKFLPEQQGTKKKNKLGILTSRANVTKGEEENNGMVIFNDIIELCKQNKIFTLKDKQKGLLHVCKNEFKCVREKKTLQKSVREEYSTEQLKHHNTVSTAREMPPEKFNKSSIARNLSSCSYINSGCYEHPSGSHLTKYAQKIGNNDNVQRMYKKRSFSTCSSSCAPKVDKVEAISQMNKMCKISLFRNENVSGMREGIINKDKREEKAEVKIEEKTEEKIEKTSEINIGNIQIINNANVKRRRENDLLKKQILIGLNQKYYNPLHLEKIVSSRNCALGKGKIISKEKKKNLDIKRNKKKNEIILNDINSTVSLKNSTFLKHKFCSLYMHGKYTLICQLYRYDYIYIDFHITYIYIKSLIKLKKYKSCLKYIYDINEKNLNIFNRRILHFFCGICYEKLHHFKLSSMEYSKVVVNQMDDNKTKASTNLIPMCELHKEYKTNVDEIKPFVLSCLDKLIGCYQVKTHEEYNLVNYVQQNYYFGKLINYYLCKLSDKKNKGTYNIMEYQNTQNEISFRKVPLFFGDNKNCSRKSSFFYGDNKNYMNMVRKIQPYNSSTKMIDGFYKVSFSDRASEHNYRNGHFNNNITNENNKKNITPIFYNKIINEEGVLNRRTLENLSTIHHYRDKNKMGEKILNVQKINRNYDRSCENRKSNEIFGNQKKDTQKCQYKKCSNLIQKKNMYINMSNILHVTNSDGEASNSEEYFPLHSFNFAHAGYNFAHAGYNFAHAGYNFAHAGYNFAHAGYNFAHAGYNFAHAGYNFAHAGYNFAHAGYNFAHAGYNFAHDNCSMFLNEIANSDGKNLKKKFLSLFDKITESDLMHFTVLSSHYDDLYFYALYIFFHICCNKTFKKIANFVRWNFSNENILNMIRKLAYHLKLVDIHFNNTDKVRSRYCIRITTDRGKREADELPRCSGKIYIDKITLIDLICINLYTIKNCDFVNSYYISKYIMKREMAYTNKEAILLFITSLTNLQDFLKNKKNKIKELVLLFHERVNEHVRKYKRYYFKPDMYIYKKDYLDYYILGIISFLNNDMRKSCSFFKKCIQLKNNFYLSYVYLLQISLTDDTLLLISLRERKLIFFECLKLKEYNLLPYLIYCSSVIKKMQQDLHNEKLKKKKKFIYHSTDYLKDMFTRAIYLDGEHIFIYNELFVYNFLRRGFLQCQTIINKVFLSYNFFSHTSTIVTTPLSFILYNAGVYYYLCEKNLSKSEKLVIRILQANPFDIKSLNLLTHILFTKKNKQWLYFFDYCMYLENVLHSKNIIPYKTYVCKNFFTKIKGLRDMNIFIRYYKILKNVEKFYGILENYIKTSNSSLYPDFSEGYA; from the coding sequence ATGATGAAGGAACGCGTTACAGAAGACAAAGGAAAAAGGACAAAGAAAAAGTTAAACAAGTACACATATGATAAGAATAAACTAGAGTACATAAGTTTCCTATGTGAAGAGGATGACATCAATTTCTTTTGTACGTTTAGTGAAGAGTGTAAATCTCGCACAGATCACAatagtttaaataaaaatttatataaatgtagagataatataaaatatggaaatatcAATGAACACAATTTAAAGTATAGCATTTATGAAGATACATACTTAACAGTACTAGTTCACAATGAAAATATTGCTTCGGACGAACGGTCTTGTTCTTCcatagcatatatatatgaacaattttatttaaattactgtgatatattttacacagattataaaagaaatacacaaaattttgtaaaaaattatgaagaagATATCAACttctttcatttaataagtaagaaaaaaaaaaaaaagaaaaaaaaaaaaggaggaatAGGAACAACAGGAGAAGGGGCGGAGTTGTATAATATCACAGGAACAAATAATACTCGCTTCCTATCATGTTATAAGACACCACTTGATCCATATGTAAGAACAGGAAAGGATATAAACGTTTTGCATGAACCCTGtgatattataatatcaCCATATATTGCTTACAGTAAATTGCAAAGCTGTATActtgaatattatatacccACCATAAAATGTGGTATTACCCCTTGTTATTTGagtaaacatttaaaaaatgaaaaaaaaaaagaaaacaaccTTTACGATTGCAATATTTGtaatgttattataaatagaaaagatGTTACTAGGGGAAGCAAGTACAGTACTACACACACGTCAGATggctataaaaaaaaaaaaattaaaaaaaaaaataaaataaataacagaattattataactCCACAAGTAAAACGCGAAAAGAAGGATACAACAGGAAGACAGTCAAAAgagaatataaaacaaaggaggaataaaaaaaagagaaaaaatgaacaattttttacttcCCATGATCCTCTATTTCGTCTTTATAATTACACCTCGAGCGATGAAAGTACCATGTgtttttccaaatttttaCCTGAACAGCAAggtaccaaaaaaaaaaataaactggGAATATTAACATCAAGGGCGAATGTTACAAAAGGGGAAGAAGAGAATAACGGCATGGTTATTTTCAACGACATCATAGAACTCTGcaagcaaaataaaatattcaccCTAAAGGACAAACAAAAGGGGCTTTTACATGTGTGTAAAAATGAGTTCAAATGTGTAAGGGAAAAAAAGACTTTACAAAAAAGTGTGCGGGAAGAATATTCTACGGAACAGCTGAAACACCATAACACAGTGAGCACAGCACGTGAAATGCCACCCGAGAAGTTTAATAAATCCTCAATCGCTAGAAACTTGTCGTCTTGTTCCTACATTAATAGCGGCTGTTATGAACACCCCAGTGGATCCCACTTAACAAAGTATGCTCAAAAAATAGGGAATAATGATAACGTACAACGGATGTATAAGAAAAGAAGCTTCAGCACATGCTCTTCTTCATGTGCACCCAAAGTGGATAAAGTGGAAGCGATATCTCAAATGAATAAGATGTGCAAAATAAGTTTATTTCGAAACGAGAACGTGAGCGGAATGAGAGaaggaataataaataaggaTAAAAGGGAAGAAAAAGCTGAAGTAAAAATTGAGGAAAAAActgaagaaaaaattgaaaaaacaagtgaaataaatattggcaatattcaaattataaACAACGCGAATGTCAAAAGGAGGAGGGAAAACGACTTATTGAAAAAGCAAATTCTTATAGGGTTAAACCAAAAGTACTATAATCCATTGCACCTAGAAAAAATAGTGAGCAGCAGAAATTGTGCTCTAGGTAAAGGCAAAATAATAtcaaaagagaagaaaaaaaatttagatataaaaagaaataaaaaaaaaaatgagataaTACTAAACGACATTAACAGTACAGtctctttaaaaaattccaCGTTTctaaaacataaattttgttctttatatatgcatggaAAATATACTTTGATCTGCCAATTGTACAGATACgactacatatatatagactttcacattacatatatatatataaaatcgttaataaaattaaagaaatataaatcttgtttgaaatacatttatgatattaatgaaaagaatCTAAACATATTTAACAGAAGAATCTTGCACTTCTTCTGTGGAATTTGCTATGAAAAGTTACACCACTTTAAATTAAGCTCTATGGAATATTCAAAAGTAGTAGTTAACCAAATGGATGATAATAAAACTAAAGCGTCTACTAATCTTATTCCTATGTGTGAGCTACATAAGGAATATAAAACTAATGTGGATGAAATAAAGCCATTCGTTCTTAGCTGTTTGGATAAATTAATAGGATGTTATCAGGTGAAAACACATGAAGAGTATAACTTAGTTAATTATGTTCAACAAAACTACTACTTTGGGAAACTTATAAACTATTACTTATGTAAACTAAgtgataagaaaaataaagggacatataatattatggaATATCAGAACACGCAAAATGAGATATCCTTTAGGAAGGTCCCTTTGTTTTTCGGTGATAACAAAAATTGCTCGAGGAAATCCTCTTTCTTTTATGGTGACAACAAAAATTACATGAACATGGTCAGGAAAATTCAACCATATAATAGTAGCACAAAAATGATTGACGGATTTTATAAAGTAAGTTTTTCAGACAGAGCCAGCGAGCATAATTATAGGAACGGACATTTTAACAACAATATTACGAacgaaaataataagaaaaatattactcctattttttacaataaaattataaatgagGAGGGAGTGCTAAATAGGAGAACCTTGGAAAATTTAAGTACAATTCACCACTATAGGGACAAGAATAAAATGggggaaaaaatattgaatgtTCAGAAAATAAACAGAAATTATGATCGTTCATGCGAAAATCGAAAAagtaatgaaatatttgGAAACCAAAAAAAAGACACACAAAAATgtcaatataaaaaatgcagcaatttaatacaaaaaaaaaatatgtacattaaCATGAGTAATATCTTGCATGTTACTAACAGCGACGGTGAGGCCTCTAATAGTGAAGAATATTTCCCACTTCACAGTTTTAACTTTGCACATGCTGGTTATAACTTTGCACATGCTGGTTATAACTTTGCACATGCTGGTTATAACTTTGCACATGCTGGTTATAACTTTGCACATGCTGGTTATAACTTTGCACATGCTGGTTATAACTTTGCACATGCTGGTTATAACTTTGCACATGCTGGTTATAACTTTGCACATGCTGGTTATAATTTTGCACATGCTGGTTATAATTTTGCACATGATAACTGCAGTATGTTTTTGAACGAAATAGCCAACAGTGATggtaaaaatttgaaaaaaaaattcttgtCCCTTTTCGACAAAATTACAGAAAGCGATTTGATGCATTTTACTGTGTTGTCCTCTCATTATGATgacctttatttttatgctctttatatattttttcatatatgttgtaacaaaacatttaaaaaaattgcaaactTTGTAAGATGGAATTTTTCCAatgagaatattttaaatatgataaGGAAGTTGGCATATCATCTAAAATTAGTGGacatacattttaataatactgATAAAGTAAGAAGCCGTTATTGCATTAGGATAACGACTGACAGAGGAAAAAGAGAAGCTGATGAATTACCTAGATGTTcaggaaaaatatacattgataaaataacattaatagatcttatatgcattaatttatatactataaaaaattgcGATTTTGTAAACAGCTATTAcattagtaaatatataatgaaaagagAAATGGCATATACCAATAAAGAAGCTATTCTTTTGTTTATAACATCTCTTACAAATTTACAagattttttgaaaaataaaaaaaataaaataaaagagttGGTTCTTTTATTCCACGAAAGAGTTAATGAACATGtacgtaaatataaaagatattacTTCAAGCCagatatgtacatatataaaaaagattatttggattactatatattgggaataatttcctttttaaataatgatatgaGAAAatcttgttctttttttaaaaaatgtatacagttaaaaaataacttttacTTAAGTTACGTTTACTTACTACAAATAAGTTTAACAGATGATACATTACTATTAATATCATTACGAGAgagaaaattaattttttttgaatgtctaaaattaaaagaatataatttgttaCCCTATCTGATTTACTGTTCTagtgttataaaaaaaatgcaacaAGATTtacataatgaaaaattgaaaaaaaaaaaaaaatttatttatcattCAACTGACTATTTAAAGGATATGTTCACCAGAGCAATATATTTGGATGGTGaacatattttcatatataacgAACTATTCGTCTATAACTTTTTAAGAAGAGGTTTTCTTCAGTGTCAAACGATTATAAATAAAGTTTTTCTATcctacaattttttttcccacaCCTCGACCATTGTAACTACTCCTTTGTCTTTTATTCTGTACAATGCAGgagtttattattatttatgcgAAAAAAATTTGAGTAAGTCAGAAAAATTAGTAATACGAATTTTACAAGCTAACCCATTTGATATAAAATCTTTAAATCTATTAACCCATATTTTGTTCaccaaaaaaaacaaacaatggttatacttttttgattattgtatgtatttagaaaatgtacttcattcaaaaaatattattccttacaaaacatatgtatgtaaaaatttttttacaaaaattaaaggcTTAAGAGATATGAATATTTTCATAAGGTACTataaaatactaaaaaatgTTGAAAAGTTTTATGGAATTttggaaaattatattaaaacaagTAACTCTTCGCTTTATCCAGATTTTAGCGAAGGTTATGCATGA
- the PmUG01_09026600 gene encoding conserved Plasmodium protein, unknown function, which yields MLCFLFKIMIFMVGYLLPVGLSLHGWKHKKYEIVEYCLKYIFFFVIFESLVTTSIGAIIYKISGFIWCLLHLALYVILIMPKFDYLNIIYEQVSKFNSQNNVTLYLNNYIINPLNSQVNKIVKKLKTL from the coding sequence atgctgtgttttctatttaaaataatgatattcaTGGTGGGGTATTTATTACCAGTGGGACTATCTCTTCACGGTTGGAAACATAAGAAGTACGAAATAGTGGAGTACTGCTtgaagtatatttttttttttgttatttttgaAAGTTTAGTAACCACTTCAATAGGAGcaattatatacaaaatcaGTGGCTTTATATGGTGTTTATTACATTTAGCtctttatgttattttaattatgccaaaatttgattatttgaatataatatatgaacaagtcAGCAAATTTAATAGTCAGAATAATGTTACGTTGTActtaaataattacataatcAACCCTTTGAATAGCCAAGTTAACAAAATTGTCAAAAAGTTGAAGACCTTATAA
- the PmUG01_09026700 gene encoding conserved Plasmodium protein, unknown function produces the protein MVFLKYYNLELFFCAIFFNYLGASTNSQPLNRRTHHSKDYKHHSNSNVKNLESHEPYMENNSHMNHGRQKRGNKAMIDGAAHNTHSGSDSNKHNSSDSIKHNSSDSIKHNSSDSIKHNSSDSIKHNSSDSIKHNSSDSNKHNISDSNNHNSSNSNTRLSSERVTHDISESGVYHNIDGNNSNNGKHSAHRPLRRRNAIRLKKGNPNSLNTAQQEALIPFQNEDNTQDGIKGVKVFFPSFTKHNKKKNISLNKKDIESSNIELQNKLNYSINPTLSLVASKAIDGLLGGVHKHMQGPFSLDIDGSNNSPLAPQIVTPNLYSNVNPPFNMNNGIPPSGAPVPTRPITSPQVAAVPSPTPNPPNIQPTVSNTVGGTVGGTAGGAIGAVAGAALGAGLRGGSPATAAVNGTAYPQMNVQNLMSASQLAQNPNFNIHPTGTNLRDDPGNVNYNEVVTITIGIVICLILFCFIFGCLMKMCKPAKRRR, from the coding sequence AtggtttttttaaaatactacAATCTAGAGCTTTTTTTCTgtgcaatattttttaattatttaggAGCTTCAACAAATTCACAGCCTTTGAATCGAAGGACACATCATTCAAAGGATTATAAACATCATTCTAATTCAAACgttaaaaatttagaaagCCATGAACCATATATGGAAAACAACTCGCACATGAACCATGGTAGACAAAAGAGGGGGAACAAAGCGATGATTGATGGAGCGGCGCATAATACGCACAGTGGTAGTGATAGTAATAAGCACAATAGTAGTGATAGTATTAAGCACAATAGTAGTGATAGTATTAAGCACAATAGTAGTGATAGTATTAAGCACAATAGTAGTGATAGTATTAAGCACAATAGTAGTGATAGTATTAAGCACAATAGTAGTGATAGTAATAAGCACAATATCAGTGATAGTAATAATCacaatagtagtaatagtaatacgCGCCTTAGCAGTGAGAGGGTTACGCACGATATTAGTGAGAGTGGTGTGTACCACAATATTGATGGAAACAACAGCAACAACGGCAAACATAGTGCGCATAGACCCCTTCGTAGGAGGAATGCCATTAGACTAAAAAAAGGGAACCCGAACTCACTCAATACAGCACAACAGGAGGCTTTAATTCCTTTTCAAAATGAAGATAACACTCAAGATGGTATAAAAGGTGTAAAGGTATTTTTCCCATCATTTacaaaacataataaaaaaaagaatatatcattaaacaaaaaagacaTTGAAAGTTCTAATATcgaattacaaaataaattaaattattccaTCAATCCAACTTTATCTTTAGTTGCTTCCAAAGCTATTGATGGTTTATTAGGAGGCGTACATAAACACATGCAAGGACCTTTTTCTTTAGATATAGATGGGTCTAATAATTCCCCATTAGCTCCTCAAATAGTTACTCCTAATTTATACTCAAATGTTAATCCACCTTTTAACATGAATAATGGTATACCACCTTCTGGGGCACCTGTTCCTACCCGTCCAATCACTTCACCTCAAGTTGCAGCAGTTCCAAGTCCTACACCTAATCCGCCAAATATACAACCCACAGTTAGTAACACAGTAGGTGGAACTGTAGGAGGGACAGCAGGAGGGGCAATAGGAGCAGTTGCTGGGGCAGCACTTGGAGCAGGATTACGAGGGGGTTCTCCTGCTACTGCAGCTGTAAATGGAACAGCATATCCACAAATGAATGTACAGAATCTTATGTCGGCTAGTCAATTAGCGCAAAATcctaattttaatattcatCCTACAGGAACTAACTTAAGGGATGACCCTGGAAAtgttaattataatgaaGTGGTTACCATAACAATTGGTATTGTTATATGTCTTATCCtcttttgcttta